The Onthophagus taurus isolate NC chromosome 2, IU_Otau_3.0, whole genome shotgun sequence genome includes a window with the following:
- the LOC139429170 gene encoding uncharacterized protein, whose amino-acid sequence MTSTTSYILPNNNISPSCCSELLSNQLNDSNLIDADDRLDVDKKNNSNGSVDEDRIDRIKKLNKKRKRNPSSWKQNIRKNKRQRGEEYIDCKGNLKPKKKVKTATCHTEKCSFKCSYDPSLLH is encoded by the exons atgaCTAGTACGACGAGTTATATTCTtcctaataataatatatcgCCTAGTTGTTGTTCCGAACTTTTGag TAACCAATTAAATGACTCAAATCTAATCGATGCTGATGATAGATTAGATGtagataagaaaaataattctaatgGAAGTGTTGATGAAGATAGAATTGATAGAATAAAGAAGTTGAACAAGAAACGTAAAAGAAATCCTTCTTCGTGGaaacaaaatataagaaaGAACAAAAGGCAAAGAGGAGAAGAATACATAGATtgtaaaggaaatttaaaaccaaaGAAGAAAGTAAAAACTGCGACATGTCATACAGAAAAATGTAGTTTCAAATGTTCATATGATCCCTCTCTTCTCCATTAA
- the LOC111428817 gene encoding CCN family member 4 → MLWILIFATSLLEATGSSAIGKVRRRELDNQIYYESSERCAFPCTCPSPQEICDECLECPRQLGEPCSEDRPCDMQKGLTCKYLHGDTEGTCRESGGVPCIVYNRTYEHGETFSLDCRTQCACQNGTYGCSSLCPQEHISPKGSCRHPRLVDVPGQCCREWMCDGQAEQPPSCQPAFSKWSPCNNDCGGGLSVRRSNVNAKCEPETVTRICQIRRCDDELSPIIYRNTQHHLRRGHECKATHRLSSAVNFRFGPCKSRKRFRPKFCGLCPVPGIICEPILSTTVKVEFLCEGTQKSENVNELLPEYLEPGEDVWLDETPQKWWDSDYRLLTVSVQWVLKCRCGPIPADPTSSSGEVILHRVHRTAAP, encoded by the exons GAAAGATGTGCGTTTCCATGCACATGTCCATCACCACAAGAAATTTGCGATGAATGTCTAGAATGTCCAAGACAACTTGGGGAACCATGCAGCGAAGATAGACCATGTGATATGCAAAAAGGTCTTACATGTAAATATTTACATGGTGATACAGAGGGAACTTGTAGAG AGTCCGGCGGCGTGCCATGCATCGTCTACAACAGGACGTACGAGCACGGGGAAACGTTCTCCCTGGACTGCAGGACACAATGTGCATGTCAG AACGGGACATACGGATGTTCCTCGTTGTGCCCACAGGAACACATATCACCGAAGGGGTCGTGTCGACATCCCAGGTTAGTGGATGTACCGGGCCAATGTTGTAGAGAATGGATGTGTGATGGTCAAGCAG AACAGCCACCATCGTGTCAACCGGCGTTTTCGAAATGGTCGCCGTGTAACAATGATTGCGGCGGAGGTTTATCCGTACGTCGCTCTAATGTTAACGCAAAATGCGAACCGGAAACTGTAACCCGAATCTGTCAAATTAGGAGGTGTGACGACGAACTTTCACCCATCATTTACCGCAACACGCAACACCACTTAAGG AGAGGACATGAATGCAAAGCCACACATCGTCTTAGTTCAGCTGTAAATTTCCGTTTTGGACCCTGCAAAAGCCGAAAGAGATTTAGACCGAAATTTTGCGGGCTATGTCCTGTACCTGGAATAATTTGCGAACCCATTCTAAGTACGACGGTAAAGGTGGAATTCCTTTGTGAAGGTACCCAAAAATCTGAGAATGTGAACGAGCTGCTTCCGGAATATCTTGAACCGGGTGAAGATGTTTGGCTTGATGAAACACCGCAGAAATGGTGGGATTCGGATTACAGGCTTCTTACCGTTTCTGTACAATGGGTCCTTAAGTGTCGGTGCGGACCAATTCCCGCGGATCCTACTTCAAGCAGTGGTGAAGTAATTTTGCACCGTGTCCATAGAACTGCCGCACCCTGA